The Synechococcales cyanobacterium T60_A2020_003 genome contains a region encoding:
- the folK gene encoding 2-amino-4-hydroxy-6-hydroxymethyldihydropteridine diphosphokinase produces MTDVAIALGSNLGDSRTILAQALTQLHECPSITVVRTSSLYKTAPVGPPQPDYLNACAILDTHLEPLELLHILQRVEQSFGRVRDKRWGPRTLDLDLLLFSDRILITDELEIPHPRMGDRAFVLVPLAEIAGHWIDPVSQRAIADLVRHVDPDGVRRLDDA; encoded by the coding sequence CCGATGTGGCGATCGCCCTTGGAAGTAATCTTGGTGACTCACGGACGATCCTGGCGCAAGCCCTCACGCAGTTGCATGAGTGTCCCAGTATTACCGTTGTCCGAACCTCTTCGCTGTACAAAACGGCTCCGGTAGGGCCGCCACAGCCCGACTATCTCAACGCCTGCGCGATTCTAGATACCCACCTTGAGCCGTTGGAGTTGCTCCACATCCTCCAGAGAGTTGAGCAGTCCTTTGGGCGGGTACGCGATAAACGCTGGGGGCCTCGAACATTGGATCTAGATTTGCTGCTGTTTAGCGATCGCATCCTCATCACCGACGAACTGGAGATTCCCCATCCTCGGATGGGCGATCGCGCCTTTGTGCTGGTTCCCCTGGCCGAAATTGCGGGACACTGGATCGATCCGGTTTCGCAGCGGGCGATCGCCGATCTGGTGCGGCATGTGGATCCGGATGGCGTTCGACGGTTAGACGATGCCTAA
- a CDS encoding NINE protein, producing MNSKGTSYLLWLSILLGIGGLHRFYNGKMITGLIWLLTGGVFGIGQIIDLFLIPDMVESHNLKKSSIYGVPYAPERPAIARSYDYPSSNPSLRLSLLKAAQRHGGKLTVTQAVSETGASFEDVEAALIGMAKIGRVDITNDSRTGAVTYVFQEL from the coding sequence ATGAATAGTAAGGGGACTTCGTACCTGCTGTGGCTGTCGATTCTGTTAGGAATCGGCGGCTTGCACCGTTTCTACAACGGCAAAATGATTACGGGACTGATCTGGCTACTCACGGGCGGAGTGTTCGGTATTGGGCAGATTATCGACTTGTTCCTGATTCCCGATATGGTCGAGAGCCACAACCTCAAGAAAAGCTCTATTTACGGCGTGCCCTATGCGCCAGAGCGTCCGGCGATCGCCCGTTCCTATGATTATCCATCGAGCAATCCGAGCCTGCGGTTGAGTTTGCTGAAGGCAGCGCAGCGGCATGGCGGCAAGCTCACGGTTACCCAAGCGGTGTCGGAAACGGGAGCCAGCTTTGAAGATGTTGAGGCCGCGTTGATCGGGATGGCGAAAATTGGGCGGGTTGATATCACCAATGATTCGCGTACCGGAGCCGTTACCTACGTCTTTCAAGAGCTTTAG